The DNA segment GGATATGGTTAATCATGTATTCCCTGTTTTTAAATTCAATGCGTGTAAGTTCTTCTTTAATACCCATGGAAGACTTCTCCTTCAGGTGAAATGTAAAAAGCTAAAATATCTGATATTTTTCATAAAAATCTGATATTTATCCGCTATATACGGACTTAGACTTTTTCTATGAAGGCGGGTATTTACTGGTGGTTCGGTTGTATCTGCCCCTTCGTGGATAATATTTTAACATAGAAAATAATTTTTTAGGAGGAAAATATGAAAAAAATTATTTTTTCTTGCGTCGCTGCAGCTACTGCACTGACTGCAATGCTGGGAATTGCTTCATGCAGCAAACAGAAAAGGGGTCCTATCGGAGTTTCAAAAGGCGGAAAGGTTCTTAACATTTACGTATGGAACAACGAATTTAAGGAAAGGTTTAATTCTTATGTTGCAGAGAAACTTCCTGCTGATGTAAAGGTTAACTGGGTTGTAAATGCCAGCACGGACAATGTTTATCAGAAAAAGCTTGATGATGCCCTTCTTCGTCAGGCAAAGACAGAAAAGGACAAGAGAGTTGATATTTTCCTTGTAGAAGCTGATTATGCTCTTAAATATGTAAATCAGACAGCTACTGTTGATGTAAAGAAAGAAATCGGTCTTACTGATGAACAGCTTGCTCATCAGTATAAATATACACAGGACGTAATGACTGATTCAAATGGTGTTCTTAAAGGTGTTTCATGGCAGGCAACACCAGCCGGCTTGATTTACAGACGTTCAATTGCAAAGGCTGTTCTTGGTACGGATGATCCTGAAAAAGTAGGTCCTATGCTTGATACCTGGGAAAAGTTTGATTCTGTTGCAGAAAAAGCACACAACCAGGGATACTTCATGCTTTCAGGTTATGATGATGATTTCCGTGCATTTTCTGACAACATGAAGACTGCCTGGGTAACAAAGGATAGAAAGATTAACATTGATCCTCAGATTACGAAGTGGATTGAGCAGACAAAGAAATATACAGATCTTGGATATAACAACCGTGCTAAATTGTGGTCTCCGGAAAGCAACAAGGGTATGACAAAAGACGGTAGAGTATTCTGCTACTTTGGTCCTGCATGGTTCATTGACTTTACAATGGCAGGAAACTCTCTTGAAGACAAGGATGGACCGAAAGTAAAAGGAAATGGTTCATACGGAGACTGGGCATTCTGTAAGGGTCCACAGTCTTTCTCCTGGGGCGGAACATGGATTTGTGCAGCTGACGGAACAGACAATATTGATGAAATTAAAACTGTAATGGAAGTTCTTTGCTGTGATGATGAAACAATGACCGATCTTGCAAAGTCTTATGGTGACTTTACAAATAATGTTCCTGCTATGGAAGCAGTTGCAAATAGCAATTACAAGAATGAATTCCTTGGCGGACAGAATCATATCAAATTCTTTGTTGAAGCTGCAAAAGCAATTGATAGAAGCAATATCTCCATGTACGACCAGACTATGTCAGAAAAAATCCAGACAAGTATGGCTGACTACTACAATGGAAATGTAACTCTTGAAAAAGCATGGGAGAATTTCTACACAGCAGTAACAGAAGTTCATTCAGAATTGAGTAAATAAAAAAAGTCGTGTTGGAGGTCCGTTATGGATGGCGAAAATAAAATGAAAAAGAAGAAAAACATTACCTATGACAGGTGGGGATATTTTTTTATAGCTCCATTCTTCATTGTGTTCATAATTTTTTCTCTTATACCTTTGCTCTCAACATTTGCAAACAGCTTATTTGAGAATTATAGAATTGGACTTGAAGAAGTTGGACCGAATTTTATCGGGCTTGAAAATTACAAGAAGGTTTTTGAGTCAGATATTCTCCGCTATACAAAAAATACTTTTGTCATGTGGATTCTTGGTTTTATTCCGCAGATTTTATTTTCGCTGGTGCTGTCTGTCTGGTTTACTAATTCAGAGTTAAGGCTCAGGTTCAAGCAGTTTTTTAAAACTGTTATTTATATGCCTAACCTTATCATGGCCAGTGCATTTGCAATGCTGTTCTTTACATTGTTTTCACCGGAGGGACCGGTAAACAGCATCCTTATAAAATTCGGACTTATCACGCAGAATATCCGCTATTTTGAATCTACAAACTGGGTTCATGTGCTTGTTGCCGTGATGAACTGTCTTATGTGGTACGGAAATACGACAATTCTGCTTATGGCCGGTATTATGGGTATTGATGAAAGTCTGTTTGAGGCAGCCCGCATTGACGGTGCTTCACCTCTGCAGATTTTCTTCAGAATCACTCTTCCTCTGCTCATGCCGATTTTTGTTTATGTAATCATTACAAGTTTAATCGGTGGTATTCAGATGTTTGATATTCCTCAGATCCTTACAAATGGAGAAGGGGTTCCTGACAGAACAAGCATGACTATCATCATGTATTTGAATAAGCATCTTACAAATAAGAATTACGGTATGGCCGGTGCAGTTTCTGTTCTTACTTTTGCAATTACCGGTATACTCAGCTTCTCTGTTTATTCGATTACGATGAGACAGTTTAAGAATCCTAAGGGAGGAAGAAAATGATTCGTTACGGTACTTTTATGACTCTTAAAATAAGACGGATACTCTGCTATCTTGTTATGATATTTCTTGCAGTACTTTCACTGTTTCCGTTTTATATTCTTATTATAAATTCAACAAGAACTCATTCTCAGATTCAGATGGGATTTTCGTTCTTTCCTGGATTAAATTTTGTAACAAACCTTCGCAATCTTCTTGCTGATGAAAACACACCTATTGTTCAGGCAATGTTTAACAGTGTTTTTGTTTCTCTGATGTCAGCAGTCCTTACTACGTATTTTTCTTCCATGACTGCATATGGAATATATATGTACCACTTTAAGGGTAAGAACTTTGCGTTTAAGTTTATTCTTGCAGTTATGATGATTCCTGCACAGGTTTCTGCATTAGGTTTTATTAAATTGCTTGAAAACATTATGATGCTTGACAGTCTTGCAGCCCTTTATATTCCTGCAATAGCATCGCCGGTTGTATTCTTTTATATGTATCAGGCAATGCAGTCAACGCTTCCTGTTTCAATAGTAGAAGCAGCCCGTGTAGACGGTTGCAATGAATTTCTGACTTTTAACAGAATTGTACTTCCGATGATGAAGCCGGCAATAGCAGTTCAGGCAATTTTCTCTTTTGTAAGTTCATGGAACAATTACTTTACACCTGCACTTGTAATCGACAGTGATAAAAAGAAGACGATTCCTATTCTTATAGCTCAGTTACGTGGAGCAGACTACAAAAGCTTCGACATGGGCCAGGTTTACATGATGATCTGTATGGCCATAATCCCACTGGTAATCATTTACCTGATACTCTCAAAGAGCATAATCAGCGGAGTAACAGTAGGAGGCGTAAAGGAGTAAACGCGACAGCGTTTACGCAGAAAAAAAGGGGCTGTCCAAAAAGTATGAGTCATTGCCGTGCTCGACACCCTGTCATTGCCGCAGTTGACAGCCTGTCATTGCCGCACTTGATGCGGCAATCTCATGCAGGGGGATTTTCGGGTCGCGCCCGAAAATGACACTTATAAAAGTTGTTGACAGCCCGAAAATGACATTTATAAAAAGTTGTTGACAGCCTGAAAATGACACTTTTTGAACTTTTTGGTCATCCCTCGCAGTTGAGTATGAGTCATTGCCGTGCTCGACACGGCAATCTCTTGTATTGAGGGGATAGTACAACCCCTCAAAACGGCGGATTACTTACTAATAGAAATCATTTCATCAATAAGCGGTTCAAACCACCAGCTGCAGTTTTTTCTGTTGAAGTAACCGTGACACTCACCGCTGTTAATATCTCCGTACCCGCCGCTTGCAGTTGAGATATTCATATTATCCCAGAGAATTACAGGAACGGATGACTGCTTTGCTTTTTTATAATAGTATTTGACCCACTTAAGACGCTCTGCCGTATTGTTTTTATCAGAAGCACTTGCTTCACCCATAACGACACCGTAACCTTTTGAAACCCACTGACTTTTTAATAAACTGAATAAATAAGAAATGTCATTTCCTTCATCGTCATCTTCAAAAGTGGAGTCTGCCGTTGTATTCATGCAGAAATCATAAGGACAGTAAGCGTGGACGGCGATTAATAATTTATCAGCCGCACTGTCATTGGGAACAGTCCAGTTTACAGAATCGTAGGGAGAAGCAGCATAGTAAGGAACCATTATGAACCTGTCTGTGTTTTTTGAACCGGAAGCCCTGATTGCATTTAAGGCAGCCTGATTGTAAGAAGAGATAACTTTATTCAGGTCAGAAATATTTTCTGGTGCTGTAAATCCGTCGTTTGCAGAATCTCTGTTCCGGGGTTCATTCAGCAGTTCAAATATAAGGTTCTGGTTGTACTCCTTAAAGTATTCGGCAACCTGTTTCCAGACTGCGGTAATATATTTTCTTGAAGTTTCCTGTTCTGCGGTATTTGTGTTTACTGTATAGCCGTAGGTTGTTGATAGTTTTGCTGATGTGAGATTGTCATGGTGAATGTTTATAATTACATACATTCCTTCGTTTATGGCGTAGTCTGTGACTGTTTTTATCCTGCTAAGCCACTGAGGATCTATTGTAAGGTTTGAGTCTGTAATATGGTTGTGCCAGGATACAGGAATCCTTATTGTCTTAAAACCTTTTGCTGCTACTGCCTTTATCATGGACTGTGTTGTATACGGCATACCCCAGCTTGTTTCTGTGGATACTCCTTTATTTTCTTTGCTGCCTTCTGACTGAGCATCAAAAGTATTTCCCAAGTTCCAGCCAGCCTGCATTTTTTTAGCAAACTGAATGCTTGTAGTTGAAGAAGAAACAGGCGTGTCTTCCGGAAGTTTAGAAGACTCCTGCTGAGGTTCTGCGTTTCCGAGACAGGCTGATAAAACAATTGCAGAAGATACAGTCAGCAGTGTTTTAATAAGTGCGGTTTTCTTTTTCATTTTAATCTCCAGATTCTTCAAGATGACTGTCAATTTGAAATAAATAAACGGGATGATGTTTGAATGTATCATCCCGTTTATTAACAGATTTATATTTTTTCTGCTGAAAAATTACTTTTTCTTTTCCTGAGTTTCAATTTCTTCGACACGGATGTCATCAAAAACAATTGTATGCTTTTTATTTATGATTTTGTCAGAAACTGCACCCATGGAAATCGTAAAGATTACATTCGGATCAGAATCTCCTCCCATTACGAAGGTCCATTCATAATCTTTAAACTCTTTTCCGACTTCAAAGCGAAGTGTGTTTGAATACGGGAACCAGTTGTCATCTTTTGAACCGTCTCTCTGAAGAGCAAGCATGATTGTGCGGTCAAGGTCTGATTTTGCCTTAAGTGAAATCTTGTATTTCTTTCCTTTTTCAAGAAGACAGCCGTTCTGCTTAAGCTGAATCATCCAGTCAAGGTTTCCTGTTTTTTCAATGGTTACGCTTGCCTGTTTTGATTCTCCGCTCTGGATTACCTCGCATGCAGCACTTGAGTTCTGATGGGCATATAATTCCCAGCCGGTAAGTTTGCGTTCAAAACTTCCGTTTGCAATAACTGCATTTTCTTTTACATAAACATTGTCTACGTAAAGCGTCTGGCCGTCACTTCCAAGAAGAAGCTCGAAGTCAATTTCGCAGTCCTTTTCCGGTGCAAGTGTCCACTGATAATGACCTGGTAATGCAGGCTTTCCTTTTTTTGAAGAAGAAGGAAGCGGCATGATGCGTTCAGTTTTTGTGATTCCTGCAAAACGGGCGGTGATGGTTGTTGTTTTAGATGAATAAGCATCAAATTTTACAACATAAGTTTTTCCGCCTTCAAGTTTAAGGCCTGTTTGTTTTATGATGACATCTTCAGGTTTTGCTTTTTTAGGAGAAGTTACGCAAAGCATTCTAGCCCTGTCTTTTGTAACTTTGATTTCTGCATTTACTTTGTTTTCAATTGTCCATTCGCCAAGACGGTTTTTTCCTTCCTGAAACTGTCCGTTATAGATGTAGTTTCCGTCAGGAAGACTTCCTTTTCCAAGAGCAGCATAGTCAATCTCTCCGATTTTTTCGAGGCGAACGTTTGCGATGTGAATTGTTGCCGTTGAATCCTGTGCACCGCAGTTGTATTCAATACGGCAGGCCGGATCAGAATCAGCTTCCATTTCGAATTCCCATGAGAAGTGCTGGGATTTAGTTGTAAGCTTAACTTTTACATCTCCAAAGCGGCGTTCGTAACTATTGTTAGGTGCGCTGATGCCGGTAATCATTGTGCGTGGTGAATCAGCCCATGCATCAAATGAATAGCGGTATTTGAATCCCATGTTAAGAGGTACATTCGGCTGTACATACTGAATTGAATATTCAAGGGAACCTTCTTTTTCTGTTTTGATTGTATGGTTCTTTCCGTCAGTTTCAACAGATCCTACACCGCCTCCGGCTTTTAAGAATTCCCAGGCAGTCTTGTTTGTGGACACCATGTTTCCTGAACTGTCAGTTTTTGCAACAACAGGTGCGTGTTCCGGTTTATCAACATCTTCGTTGTAGGATTTTTTCTGATAAACCTTTACATAGTCAACGTACATTTTTGCATCATCGAGTTTCGGATCAAAGTTTGTCGTTTCATCAGGATATCCTACCCAGCTTCCACCTACTGCAACGTTAAGAATTATGTAGAAAGGCTGATCGAATGGAGCAGGATAAGAAAGTTCTCCGAAACCAGGACGTTTTGTAAACCAGTCATTTACTTTTTTATAGAGCTTGCCGTCGCAGTACCATCGGATTTCCCCCGGTTCCCATTCAACTGCAAAAACATGGAATTCATCTGCAAAATTATGAGCTTCTTCTACTTCATAAGTTCCCTGCTGCATTGCATGTGGTTCTCCAAAGTGAAGTGTTCCGTAGAGTTTGTTTGTTTCGTGTCCCAGAACTTCCATGATGTCTATTTCGCCGCATTTAGGCCACTGTCCGTAATAGGTTTCGTCTCCCGGCATCATCCAGAAGGCAGGAAGAAATCCAGGTCCCTTCGGAACTTTAAGCCGGGCTTCAAATCGTCCGTAAGTGAACTCATGCTTGC comes from the Treponema rectale genome and includes:
- a CDS encoding carbohydrate ABC transporter substrate-binding protein, with product MKKIIFSCVAAATALTAMLGIASCSKQKRGPIGVSKGGKVLNIYVWNNEFKERFNSYVAEKLPADVKVNWVVNASTDNVYQKKLDDALLRQAKTEKDKRVDIFLVEADYALKYVNQTATVDVKKEIGLTDEQLAHQYKYTQDVMTDSNGVLKGVSWQATPAGLIYRRSIAKAVLGTDDPEKVGPMLDTWEKFDSVAEKAHNQGYFMLSGYDDDFRAFSDNMKTAWVTKDRKINIDPQITKWIEQTKKYTDLGYNNRAKLWSPESNKGMTKDGRVFCYFGPAWFIDFTMAGNSLEDKDGPKVKGNGSYGDWAFCKGPQSFSWGGTWICAADGTDNIDEIKTVMEVLCCDDETMTDLAKSYGDFTNNVPAMEAVANSNYKNEFLGGQNHIKFFVEAAKAIDRSNISMYDQTMSEKIQTSMADYYNGNVTLEKAWENFYTAVTEVHSELSK
- a CDS encoding carbohydrate ABC transporter permease, translated to MDGENKMKKKKNITYDRWGYFFIAPFFIVFIIFSLIPLLSTFANSLFENYRIGLEEVGPNFIGLENYKKVFESDILRYTKNTFVMWILGFIPQILFSLVLSVWFTNSELRLRFKQFFKTVIYMPNLIMASAFAMLFFTLFSPEGPVNSILIKFGLITQNIRYFESTNWVHVLVAVMNCLMWYGNTTILLMAGIMGIDESLFEAARIDGASPLQIFFRITLPLLMPIFVYVIITSLIGGIQMFDIPQILTNGEGVPDRTSMTIIMYLNKHLTNKNYGMAGAVSVLTFAITGILSFSVYSITMRQFKNPKGGRK
- a CDS encoding carbohydrate ABC transporter permease, with the translated sequence MIRYGTFMTLKIRRILCYLVMIFLAVLSLFPFYILIINSTRTHSQIQMGFSFFPGLNFVTNLRNLLADENTPIVQAMFNSVFVSLMSAVLTTYFSSMTAYGIYMYHFKGKNFAFKFILAVMMIPAQVSALGFIKLLENIMMLDSLAALYIPAIASPVVFFYMYQAMQSTLPVSIVEAARVDGCNEFLTFNRIVLPMMKPAIAVQAIFSFVSSWNNYFTPALVIDSDKKKTIPILIAQLRGADYKSFDMGQVYMMICMAIIPLVIIYLILSKSIISGVTVGGVKE
- a CDS encoding glycoside hydrolase family 5 protein yields the protein MKKKTALIKTLLTVSSAIVLSACLGNAEPQQESSKLPEDTPVSSSTTSIQFAKKMQAGWNLGNTFDAQSEGSKENKGVSTETSWGMPYTTQSMIKAVAAKGFKTIRIPVSWHNHITDSNLTIDPQWLSRIKTVTDYAINEGMYVIINIHHDNLTSAKLSTTYGYTVNTNTAEQETSRKYITAVWKQVAEYFKEYNQNLIFELLNEPRNRDSANDGFTAPENISDLNKVISSYNQAALNAIRASGSKNTDRFIMVPYYAASPYDSVNWTVPNDSAADKLLIAVHAYCPYDFCMNTTADSTFEDDDEGNDISYLFSLLKSQWVSKGYGVVMGEASASDKNNTAERLKWVKYYYKKAKQSSVPVILWDNMNISTASGGYGDINSGECHGYFNRKNCSWWFEPLIDEMISISK
- a CDS encoding carbohydrate binding domain-containing protein, yielding MKFNKIGLLACSTILCGTLAFAQETSMYTDADLVWQEDFSGKKLNMKDWNFEFHEPGWVNAELQSYDDSSKNTYVKDGFLVIQALKKENKNGTVEYTSGRINTMGKHEFTYGRFEARLKVPKGPGFLPAFWMMPGDETYYGQWPKCGEIDIMEVLGHETNKLYGTLHFGEPHAMQQGTYEVEEAHNFADEFHVFAVEWEPGEIRWYCDGKLYKKVNDWFTKRPGFGELSYPAPFDQPFYIILNVAVGGSWVGYPDETTNFDPKLDDAKMYVDYVKVYQKKSYNEDVDKPEHAPVVAKTDSSGNMVSTNKTAWEFLKAGGGVGSVETDGKNHTIKTEKEGSLEYSIQYVQPNVPLNMGFKYRYSFDAWADSPRTMITGISAPNNSYERRFGDVKVKLTTKSQHFSWEFEMEADSDPACRIEYNCGAQDSTATIHIANVRLEKIGEIDYAALGKGSLPDGNYIYNGQFQEGKNRLGEWTIENKVNAEIKVTKDRARMLCVTSPKKAKPEDVIIKQTGLKLEGGKTYVVKFDAYSSKTTTITARFAGITKTERIMPLPSSSKKGKPALPGHYQWTLAPEKDCEIDFELLLGSDGQTLYVDNVYVKENAVIANGSFERKLTGWELYAHQNSSAACEVIQSGESKQASVTIEKTGNLDWMIQLKQNGCLLEKGKKYKISLKAKSDLDRTIMLALQRDGSKDDNWFPYSNTLRFEVGKEFKDYEWTFVMGGDSDPNVIFTISMGAVSDKIINKKHTIVFDDIRVEEIETQEKKK